One Dehalococcoidia bacterium genomic window, CGCGCAGCAGGGCAAGAGTTTCCGCAACGAAATAACCACCGGTAACTTCATTTTCCGCAGCCGCGAGTTCGAACAGATGGAACTGGAATTCTTCGTCAAGCCCGGCACGGACATGGAGTGGTTCGATTACTGGGTGAACACACGTCTGGAATGGTACAAGAAACTGGGCATCCGGCCTGAGAATTTAAGGCTAGCTCCCCATCCCAAAGAAGACTTGGCACACTATGCGCGCTGCTGCACCGATGTGGAGTATCAGTTCCCCTGGGCCTGGGGCGAGCTGGAGGGCATCGCCAACCGGGGCGACTTCGACCTCAAGCAGCACGCCAAATTCAGCAGTAAGGGCTTATCCTACTTCGACGAAGAGAGCAAGGAGACCATCGTGCCGTATGTTATCGAGCCGTCCGCCGGTGTGGATCGCTCCATGCTGGCCTTCCTGTGCGATGCCTATGCCGAGGAACCGGACAAGGACGAGATACGCATCGTGCTGCACTTGCACCCCGCTATCGCTCCCATCAAGGTGGCCGTGCTGCCACTCTCCAAGAAAGAGACCTTAACTCCGCTAGCACAGCAGATATACTCGGAGCTCCGCCAGACGTGGGCCGCGGCCTACGACGATGCCCAGAGCATCGGCAGGCGCTACCGCAGACAGGATGAAATTGGCACGCCGTACTGCGTGACCATCGATTTCCAGTCGCTGGAAGACAAGCAGGTTACCATCCGCGAGCGCGACAGCATGCAGCAGATACGCGTTCCCATAACAGAGCTTAAGGATGTGCTGGCCTTAAAGCTAAGCATCTAGACTGGCTCGCTCAGGCAGGAAAATGAAAATCATCCACTTTGCCGACCTCCACCTTGGGGTGGAAAACTACGGGCATGTCGATGCGGAAAGCGGCCTCGCATCGCGATTCCTCGATTTTCTGGAATCCTTCGATCGGTTGGTGGACTATGCCGTCGAGAAGAAGGCTGACCTGGTGCTTTTCTGCGGCGATGCGTACAAAAGCCGCGACCCCAGCCAGACGCAGCAGCGCGAATTCGCCAGACGGGTTAAGAGGCTGGCGGAGTGCGGCATTCCCGTATTCTTGCTGGTGGGCAACCACGACCTGCCCAACGCTTCAGGGCGCGCCACCACCACCGAGATATTCGATACCCTCGCCATAGAAAACGTTTATGTTGCCGGCAAGCCCGGCATCCACCGCATCACCACTCCGTCCGGAGACATTCAGATTGTGGCGCTCCCCTGGCTCAAGCGCTCCAGCGTGTTGGGCAAAGATGACGCCAAG contains:
- a CDS encoding glycine--tRNA ligase, whose protein sequence is MEKLVSLCKRRGFIFPSSEIYGGLSSCWDYGPLGVEMKRNIKYAWWQTIVQSRDDVVGLDTSILMHPRVWEASGHITGFSDPLVECKKCNLRFRADEINSKTCSTCGSELSEPRQFNLMFKTFMGPIEDQAAIVYLRPETAQGIFVNFENVLASTRKKLPLGIAQQGKSFRNEITTGNFIFRSREFEQMELEFFVKPGTDMEWFDYWVNTRLEWYKKLGIRPENLRLAPHPKEDLAHYARCCTDVEYQFPWAWGELEGIANRGDFDLKQHAKFSSKGLSYFDEESKETIVPYVIEPSAGVDRSMLAFLCDAYAEEPDKDEIRIVLHLHPAIAPIKVAVLPLSKKETLTPLAQQIYSELRQTWAAAYDDAQSIGRRYRRQDEIGTPYCVTIDFQSLEDKQVTIRERDSMQQIRVPITELKDVLALKLSI